A region of Pyxidicoccus parkwaysis DNA encodes the following proteins:
- a CDS encoding energy transducer TonB gives MFQSVIERQRAGRLGTGVWLSVGAHAALFAAVLFISSRPAELPPEPDKDYTLRLNPGPNLAKGTPAPATPKQAVAPKPRPRNKDRIPTQVKPLPMDPPPAVDPTPPDSSSTDEVADPGDGVVGGDPNGDPNSTTIGVPLIPGLTGGSGTGPTGTEVLPFGQGMTPPTQVRVTPIDYTPAAREAGVEGTLIAKCVITREGEVRDCRVIKGLPHMDEAVVDALETWRYRPVTYQGRAVSVSYVFTLRLKMPR, from the coding sequence TCGGAGCGCACGCGGCGCTCTTCGCTGCCGTGCTCTTCATCTCCTCGCGGCCCGCGGAGCTGCCGCCCGAGCCCGACAAGGACTACACCCTCAGGCTCAACCCGGGCCCCAACCTCGCCAAGGGCACGCCCGCTCCCGCCACGCCGAAGCAGGCCGTCGCGCCGAAGCCCCGCCCGCGCAACAAGGACCGCATCCCCACGCAGGTGAAGCCGCTGCCGATGGACCCGCCGCCCGCGGTGGACCCCACCCCGCCCGACTCCAGCTCCACCGATGAAGTGGCGGACCCGGGGGACGGCGTCGTCGGTGGAGACCCCAACGGCGACCCGAACAGCACCACCATCGGCGTGCCGCTCATCCCCGGCCTCACGGGCGGCTCGGGCACGGGCCCCACGGGCACGGAGGTGCTCCCCTTCGGCCAGGGCATGACGCCGCCCACGCAGGTGCGCGTCACCCCCATCGACTACACGCCCGCGGCGCGCGAGGCCGGCGTGGAGGGCACGCTCATCGCGAAGTGCGTCATCACGCGTGAAGGCGAGGTGCGTGACTGCCGCGTCATCAAGGGCCTGCCTCACATGGACGAGGCCGTGGTGGACGCACTGGAGACCTGGCGCTACCGCCCCGTCACGTACCAGGGCAGGGCGGTGAGCGTGTCCTACGTCTTCACCTTGCGGCTCAAGATGCCCCGGTAG
- a CDS encoding phosphatidylinositol-specific phospholipase C domain-containing protein — protein sequence MTPSPCTTVRPRGAAMFVVLGLLTLALPAFAGGRYYNHSGSIETSHPNWMNAFPDSTSLASMSLPGTHDTMAFTNAGGDLTQTQSLNLRAQLDAGLRALDIRCRHIDDAFTIHHGVVYLNVNFTDVLTTAVQFLNANPRETLVMRVKKEHTEENVTRSFAQTFEWYRNQPAFNPYIWRGNWVPTLGEVRGKIVILDDFSGGTYGIPWSSLALQDDWTVPTIFDIDDKWNKVRAHLDATNTGSPSTLYVNFLSGSSAGAYPNAVAGGVGATRGVNDFAIDYLVGAHVQRAGILMMDFPGAGLIDAILALNYRMLPASSSLPADLSTIFRNISYTLGGDAESRWYGIRDFIHNAAPGRNWHFMALKQSWGAWMHYDGTFLQSDAMDGYTHLAFTSRTVTSAVSKSALESYVNGQLSSLSGNTADRATQLFNRVKARYPFQSWSVVVKQAPGGLSNWAYADYGKAAKLTLGDYTYAVQGYSAQDGVYLYEHANFEGNVVRLTSSVGRLGDLGFNDILSSIDIIGPYVGTFCEHIDLTGRCFSTSQAVSNVGNVAGGPWNDVVSSVGVSIR from the coding sequence ATGACTCCTTCCCCCTGCACCACCGTACGCCCGCGAGGCGCGGCGATGTTCGTCGTTCTCGGTCTGCTCACCCTGGCCCTGCCCGCCTTCGCGGGTGGGCGCTACTACAACCACTCGGGAAGCATCGAGACGAGTCACCCCAACTGGATGAATGCGTTCCCGGACTCGACGAGCCTCGCGTCCATGTCCCTGCCCGGAACGCATGACACCATGGCGTTCACGAACGCTGGCGGAGACCTGACGCAGACCCAGTCCCTGAACCTGCGGGCCCAGCTCGACGCGGGCCTCCGGGCGCTCGACATCCGCTGCCGCCACATCGACGACGCCTTCACCATCCATCACGGTGTCGTCTACCTGAACGTCAACTTCACGGATGTCCTGACCACCGCCGTCCAGTTCCTGAACGCGAACCCTCGGGAGACGCTCGTGATGCGCGTGAAGAAGGAGCACACGGAGGAGAACGTCACCCGCAGCTTCGCGCAGACGTTCGAGTGGTACCGGAACCAGCCCGCCTTCAATCCCTACATCTGGCGAGGGAACTGGGTGCCCACCCTGGGCGAGGTGCGCGGGAAGATTGTCATCCTGGACGACTTCAGCGGCGGGACATACGGCATCCCCTGGTCGTCGCTGGCCCTCCAGGACGACTGGACCGTGCCCACCATCTTCGACATCGACGACAAGTGGAACAAGGTCCGCGCCCACCTGGATGCAACGAACACGGGCTCTCCCTCCACGCTGTATGTGAACTTCCTGAGCGGCTCGTCAGCAGGGGCCTACCCCAACGCGGTGGCGGGTGGCGTGGGCGCGACTCGCGGGGTCAATGACTTCGCCATCGACTACCTGGTGGGCGCCCATGTCCAGCGCGCGGGAATCCTGATGATGGACTTCCCGGGCGCGGGGCTCATCGATGCCATCCTGGCCCTCAACTACCGGATGCTACCCGCCTCGAGCAGCCTTCCCGCCGACCTCTCCACCATCTTCAGGAACATCTCCTACACCCTCGGAGGCGATGCCGAGAGTCGCTGGTATGGCATCCGCGACTTCATCCACAACGCCGCGCCGGGACGGAACTGGCACTTCATGGCCCTGAAGCAGTCCTGGGGCGCATGGATGCACTACGACGGCACCTTCCTCCAGTCCGACGCCATGGATGGCTACACCCATCTCGCCTTCACCTCGCGCACGGTGACGAGCGCGGTCAGCAAGAGCGCCCTGGAAAGCTATGTGAATGGGCAGTTGAGCAGCCTGTCTGGGAACACGGCGGACCGGGCCACCCAGCTCTTCAACCGCGTGAAGGCGCGCTATCCCTTCCAGTCCTGGTCTGTCGTGGTGAAACAGGCCCCCGGCGGGCTCAGTAACTGGGCGTATGCGGATTATGGAAAGGCCGCCAAGCTCACGCTGGGCGACTACACCTACGCCGTTCAGGGCTACTCCGCGCAGGATGGCGTGTACCTCTACGAGCACGCGAACTTCGAGGGCAACGTGGTGCGCCTCACCTCGAGCGTGGGCCGGCTCGGCGACCTCGGCTTCAATGACATCCTGTCCTCCATCGACATCATCGGCCCGTACGTGGGGACCTTCTGTGAGCACATCGACCTGACCGGCCGATGCTTCAGCACGTCCCAGGCCGTGAGCAACGTCGGCAACGTCGCGGGCGGCCCCTGGAACGACGTGGTCAGCTCCGTGGGAGTCAGCATCCGCTGA
- a CDS encoding FG-GAP-like repeat-containing protein encodes MASEPETLGSALSFEKFVAQAYQEPDTGLYIVDGDTPARDVDELRALYESYRRQRSGLAVNTASGADTRWSSAEQRNLTYCVSTGFGSNYSAVVSAMASAAAAWQGAANVRFVHRGDQDGACTASNTNVVFDVGLVSGQPYLARAFFPHYARNDSNLLIDSSAFGNISPYSLAGVLRHELGHVLGFRHEQTRPEAGTCFEDNDWRALTPYDSASVMHYPWCNGTNTGDLLLSAYDRQGAADLYGAPTASGGSVVLSTALTTTVSDLTWQIGGVGDFNQDGVPDILWRNDSTGANGIWYMGGTDGATQVSNASIPIVSDLNWRMGGAGDFNQDGVPDILWRNDSTGANGIWYMGGTDGATQVSNAAIPTVSDPSWKIGGVGDFNRDGVPDILWRNDSTGANGIWYMGGTDGATQVSIAATTAVSDLNWRVGGVGDFNQDAVPDILWRNDSTGANGIWYMGGTDGATQVSNAATTTMSDLNWRMGGVGDFNHDGVPDILWRHQTTGENYIWYMGD; translated from the coding sequence GTGGCCAGCGAACCGGAAACACTCGGCTCGGCGCTGAGCTTCGAGAAGTTTGTCGCCCAGGCCTACCAGGAGCCGGACACCGGGCTGTACATCGTGGACGGTGATACGCCTGCGAGGGATGTCGACGAGCTGCGCGCCCTGTATGAGAGCTACCGGCGACAGAGAAGCGGACTGGCGGTCAACACGGCCAGTGGCGCGGATACACGCTGGAGCAGTGCCGAGCAGCGCAACCTCACCTACTGCGTGAGCACCGGCTTTGGTAGCAATTACAGCGCGGTGGTGAGCGCCATGGCGAGCGCCGCGGCGGCCTGGCAGGGGGCTGCCAATGTGCGCTTTGTCCACCGCGGAGATCAGGATGGCGCCTGCACGGCCAGCAACACCAACGTCGTCTTCGACGTGGGGCTCGTCTCGGGGCAGCCATACCTCGCCCGTGCCTTCTTCCCCCACTACGCTCGGAACGACAGCAACCTCCTCATTGACTCGAGCGCCTTCGGGAACATCTCTCCCTACTCCCTGGCCGGGGTGCTGAGGCACGAGCTGGGTCACGTGTTGGGCTTCCGTCACGAGCAGACCCGCCCCGAAGCCGGCACATGCTTCGAGGACAACGACTGGCGGGCGCTCACGCCCTATGACTCGGCGTCGGTGATGCACTACCCGTGGTGCAATGGGACCAACACGGGTGACCTGCTCCTGAGCGCATACGACCGGCAGGGCGCAGCGGACCTCTATGGCGCGCCGACCGCGAGTGGTGGCTCTGTGGTGCTCAGCACCGCCCTCACCACCACCGTGAGCGACCTGACCTGGCAGATAGGGGGCGTGGGCGACTTCAACCAGGACGGCGTGCCGGACATCCTCTGGCGCAACGACAGCACGGGCGCGAATGGCATCTGGTACATGGGCGGGACTGATGGCGCGACGCAGGTGTCGAACGCATCCATCCCCATCGTGAGCGACCTGAACTGGCGGATGGGGGGCGCGGGCGACTTCAACCAGGACGGCGTGCCGGACATCCTCTGGCGCAACGACAGCACGGGCGCGAATGGCATCTGGTACATGGGCGGGACCGATGGCGCGACGCAGGTGTCCAACGCAGCCATCCCCACCGTGAGCGACCCGAGCTGGAAGATAGGAGGCGTGGGCGACTTCAATCGCGACGGCGTGCCGGACATCCTCTGGCGCAACGACAGCACGGGCGCGAATGGCATCTGGTACATGGGCGGGACCGATGGCGCGACGCAGGTGTCCATCGCAGCCACCACCGCCGTGAGCGACCTGAACTGGCGGGTGGGGGGCGTGGGCGACTTCAACCAGGACGCCGTGCCGGACATCCTCTGGCGCAACGACAGCACGGGCGCGAATGGCATCTGGTACATGGGCGGGACCGATGGCGCGACACAGGTGTCCAACGCAGCCACCACCACCATGAGCGACCTGAACTGGCGGATGGGGGGCGTGGGCGACTTCAACCACGACGGCGTGCCGGACATCCTCTGGCGCCACCAGACCACGGGCGAGAACTACATCTGGTACATGGGGGATTGA
- a CDS encoding AAA family ATPase, giving the protein MPATLHVIFGPCGAGKTTYAHALARREGAVAFVLDAWGARLFGPDVQGPLDFSWMVERLGRCEALIWSTAADVLAAGTSVVLDIGAMRRADRARIGQIAQEKGLPLKWHFVDAPQDVRRARVAGRNTAKGETFVHEVTPQMFELLEGLYEAPAPAELEGVLVSVTD; this is encoded by the coding sequence ATGCCAGCCACGCTCCACGTCATCTTCGGGCCCTGCGGCGCGGGGAAGACCACCTACGCCCACGCCCTGGCGCGCCGCGAGGGCGCCGTCGCCTTTGTCCTCGACGCGTGGGGCGCGCGCCTGTTCGGCCCCGACGTCCAGGGTCCCCTCGACTTCTCGTGGATGGTGGAGCGCCTCGGCCGCTGCGAGGCGTTGATCTGGTCGACCGCCGCCGACGTGCTGGCCGCCGGGACTTCGGTGGTCCTCGACATCGGCGCGATGCGCCGCGCCGACCGGGCGCGCATCGGCCAGATCGCCCAGGAGAAGGGCCTGCCGCTCAAGTGGCACTTCGTCGACGCGCCGCAGGACGTCCGCCGCGCCCGCGTCGCCGGCCGCAACACCGCTAAGGGCGAGACCTTCGTCCACGAGGTGACGCCGCAGATGTTCGAGCTCCTCGAAGGACTCTACGAGGCGCCGGCGCCGGCCGAGTTGGAGGGCGTGCTGGTGAGCGTGACCGACTAG
- a CDS encoding tetratricopeptide repeat protein: MAHIIVARSGDAATLERLPPQLRTRTWPEQKDTAALKTLALELLARSPLSLGERLSQVENLATLRTRLLAETAIPSPRLLAGIPQFPYDLEPSIQHRFVGRENELWRIDLVLSLRSGEPSAAALTTGLEGGGGVGKTRLALEYFHRFGPRRFPGGLFWVDADVSDNRLEEQLHGILRELDPSAPPLRVFREQELPVSKALAQALNRQAPGRPILYVVDNIPEPPAGTPPGKLQTWCPAPSKVALLVTSRFRFSIADKSLAAVQVDSLSPESAVLLLTDGVGTTALQPSEWEHIAAWVGHLPLALQLLNGAMTAGGLSPAELLARSRTEGITEELDRQMEALHGTVSADMLRGVTEAFLLSYRKLSSAQQLATRLLAQLAPDPIPDAMLNQLGPGLMTAEIRNSLRARSFVGPAGSGGVPLFGVMHRVLADFLRGMADDFDAELHQACEALIRVMGQADAADTANWPLLNACLPHAEQLFERAEASSNEVLARDAIRLGLGTSGFLAERGLPREALRLGKRVLAQAEELLGTEHPLTLSAKGNLGLVMHEASDARGALALQEQVRDAYTRTVGPEHPDTLVALNNLAGTLEVLGEVDRALQYLEQVVSVRRRILGDAHLDTLVAINNLATLLQRAGRTREARALQQQLLEQQTPLLGEEHPHTLKAKSNLGRYILEDTSNRDEKSIAQARSIFESVLTARRRLLGERHPDTLEALSNLAAAIFIQGDPRTASELQEKALALLVEVLGEHSYVALISRRDLAETLKALNDYRGARTQYERALASSKLLHGPKHPTTTFIAWQLFEMCCALRDDAGADSVLNMELRWLLDQDPEQLPPEQQEIGLRLVRLSGIS, translated from the coding sequence TTGGCGCACATCATCGTCGCCCGGAGTGGAGACGCCGCCACCCTGGAGCGCCTTCCGCCGCAACTCCGGACCCGGACCTGGCCAGAACAGAAGGACACCGCCGCGCTGAAGACCCTGGCACTCGAGCTCCTGGCCAGGTCGCCACTCTCCCTGGGCGAGCGCCTGTCCCAGGTGGAGAACCTGGCGACGCTGCGAACCCGGCTGCTGGCGGAGACGGCCATCCCCTCTCCCAGGCTGCTGGCCGGGATTCCGCAGTTTCCATACGACCTGGAGCCATCCATCCAGCATCGCTTCGTTGGCCGGGAGAATGAGCTGTGGCGCATCGACCTCGTCCTCTCCCTGCGCTCTGGAGAACCCTCTGCCGCGGCGCTGACCACGGGGCTGGAGGGCGGTGGAGGTGTCGGCAAGACGCGCCTCGCGCTGGAGTATTTCCACCGGTTCGGCCCCCGCAGGTTCCCCGGGGGCCTGTTCTGGGTGGATGCGGATGTCAGCGACAACAGATTGGAAGAGCAGCTCCACGGCATCCTCCGGGAGCTCGACCCGAGCGCTCCACCGCTGAGGGTCTTCCGCGAGCAGGAGCTGCCGGTCTCGAAAGCGCTGGCACAGGCCCTGAACCGGCAAGCCCCCGGGCGCCCCATCCTCTATGTCGTCGACAACATCCCCGAGCCTCCAGCGGGCACACCGCCCGGGAAGCTCCAGACCTGGTGCCCCGCCCCCTCCAAGGTGGCGCTCCTCGTTACGTCGCGCTTCCGCTTCTCCATCGCGGACAAGAGCCTCGCGGCCGTCCAGGTAGACAGCCTCTCTCCAGAGAGTGCCGTGCTCCTGCTCACCGACGGCGTCGGCACCACGGCGCTCCAACCGTCCGAGTGGGAGCACATCGCTGCATGGGTGGGCCACCTGCCTCTCGCACTCCAGCTCTTGAATGGCGCGATGACCGCAGGGGGACTCTCTCCGGCCGAGCTCCTTGCCCGCAGCAGGACAGAGGGCATCACCGAAGAACTGGATCGGCAGATGGAGGCGCTCCACGGCACGGTGAGCGCCGACATGCTCCGGGGCGTCACCGAGGCTTTCCTCCTCTCCTATCGGAAGCTCTCCTCTGCCCAGCAATTGGCCACTCGACTCCTGGCCCAACTCGCCCCCGACCCGATTCCGGATGCAATGCTGAATCAATTGGGACCGGGATTGATGACAGCGGAGATTCGCAACTCGCTCCGGGCGCGCTCCTTCGTGGGCCCGGCTGGCAGCGGCGGAGTACCACTGTTCGGAGTGATGCACCGGGTGCTCGCCGACTTCCTGCGAGGGATGGCCGACGACTTCGATGCGGAGCTGCACCAGGCCTGTGAGGCGCTCATTCGGGTGATGGGGCAGGCCGACGCAGCGGATACCGCGAACTGGCCGTTGCTCAACGCCTGCCTCCCGCACGCGGAGCAACTCTTCGAACGCGCGGAAGCGTCATCGAACGAAGTCCTGGCCCGGGATGCCATCCGGCTGGGTCTGGGTACTAGCGGCTTCCTGGCGGAGCGCGGTCTCCCCCGTGAAGCGCTGCGTCTGGGAAAGCGTGTCCTCGCGCAGGCCGAGGAGTTGCTTGGAACGGAGCACCCGCTCACCCTGAGCGCCAAAGGCAATCTCGGATTGGTGATGCACGAGGCCAGCGACGCTCGTGGCGCACTCGCTCTACAAGAGCAGGTGCGGGACGCCTACACCCGAACGGTGGGCCCGGAGCACCCCGACACCCTCGTCGCGCTGAACAACCTCGCCGGCACGCTCGAAGTCCTCGGTGAGGTGGACAGGGCGCTCCAATACCTGGAGCAGGTGGTCTCTGTCCGGCGCCGGATCCTGGGTGATGCCCATCTGGACACCCTCGTCGCCATCAACAATCTCGCCACGCTGCTCCAACGGGCTGGACGAACGCGAGAGGCCCGAGCACTCCAGCAGCAACTCCTGGAGCAGCAGACGCCTCTACTCGGGGAGGAGCATCCCCATACGCTCAAGGCGAAGAGCAATCTCGGGCGATACATCCTGGAGGACACGTCGAACAGGGATGAAAAGAGCATCGCTCAAGCTCGAAGCATCTTCGAATCGGTGCTCACCGCCAGACGACGACTCCTGGGGGAACGCCACCCAGACACGCTCGAGGCGCTCAGCAACCTTGCTGCGGCAATCTTCATCCAGGGGGATCCCAGGACCGCGAGCGAGCTTCAGGAGAAAGCGCTCGCCCTGCTCGTGGAGGTCCTCGGCGAACACTCGTACGTAGCCCTGATCTCGAGACGGGACCTGGCGGAGACACTGAAGGCCCTGAATGACTATCGCGGTGCACGCACACAGTACGAGCGCGCGCTCGCCTCCAGCAAACTGCTCCACGGCCCGAAACATCCAACCACGACGTTCATCGCCTGGCAGCTCTTCGAGATGTGCTGCGCCCTGCGAGATGACGCCGGGGCGGATTCGGTGCTGAACATGGAGCTTCGCTGGCTGCTGGACCAGGATCCCGAGCAGCTTCCGCCTGAACAGCAGGAGATTGGACTGCGATTGGTCCGGCTGTCTGGCATTTCTTGA
- a CDS encoding tetratricopeptide repeat protein — MRAPVLLAFTLSMLLLPGSDARSPVARLGSQEEAGARAHEQHDTPPQELTLSSLAEGAILFDNLGTWHRPVTTTSKEAQAYFDQGLRLAYAFNHDEAARSFARAAQLDPTCAMCFWGVALVLGPNYNVPMLPDRAAVAWEGVRKAQALAPRVTPVEQALIGAVSRRYAGPEPRSPVEMKPFSEAYANAMRDVARRFPEDLDVQVLFAESLMDLNPWKLWTLDGKPAPGTEEIVSRLESVLAREPNHPGANHYYIHAVEASGHPERALPSARRLPGLMPGAGHVVHMPAHIYQRVGMYAEASEANRRAVAADEAYLRQVKPIGYYPMYLAHNWGFLAFSASMEGRGEESVRAARASASVLPPEMLGMMPGMDFFVSEPLLAMVRFGRYDELLAEPRPDAKYPVHLGLWLHAHGLALAAKGRFDEARADHDELVKLAAGAPADLPAGNNTARDVLNVAALVLEASLAERQRHSDALERWDAAVKAADTLAYSEPSDWFYPVRHYQGAALLDAKRWKEAEAVYREDLRRNPGNGWALFGLAQALEGQGRSAEAAQVRQQFEKAWAHADFRLTRTAL; from the coding sequence ATGCGTGCCCCCGTGCTGCTCGCCTTCACCCTGTCGATGCTTCTCCTGCCGGGCTCGGATGCCAGGTCGCCCGTCGCCCGCCTGGGCTCGCAGGAGGAAGCCGGCGCACGTGCGCACGAACAGCACGACACACCGCCCCAGGAGCTGACCCTGTCCTCGCTCGCCGAGGGCGCCATCCTCTTCGACAACCTGGGCACCTGGCACCGCCCGGTGACGACCACGTCGAAGGAGGCCCAGGCGTACTTCGACCAGGGGCTGCGCCTCGCCTATGCCTTCAACCATGACGAGGCCGCACGCTCGTTCGCCCGGGCCGCCCAGCTCGACCCCACCTGTGCCATGTGCTTCTGGGGCGTGGCCCTGGTGCTCGGGCCCAACTACAACGTCCCCATGCTCCCGGACCGGGCCGCGGTCGCCTGGGAGGGCGTGCGCAAGGCGCAGGCGCTCGCTCCCCGGGTGACTCCCGTGGAGCAGGCCCTCATTGGCGCGGTGAGCCGGCGCTACGCGGGGCCGGAGCCTCGCTCGCCCGTGGAGATGAAGCCCTTCAGCGAGGCCTACGCCAATGCCATGCGCGACGTGGCCCGGCGCTTCCCCGAGGACCTCGACGTGCAGGTGCTCTTCGCCGAGTCGCTGATGGACCTCAACCCCTGGAAGCTTTGGACGCTCGACGGCAAGCCGGCGCCGGGCACGGAGGAGATTGTCTCCCGGCTGGAGTCAGTGCTCGCGCGGGAGCCGAACCATCCCGGGGCCAACCACTACTACATCCATGCGGTGGAGGCCTCCGGCCACCCCGAGCGCGCGTTGCCCTCGGCACGGCGGCTGCCGGGGTTGATGCCGGGGGCCGGGCACGTGGTGCACATGCCGGCGCACATCTACCAGCGCGTGGGCATGTACGCGGAGGCCTCGGAGGCCAACCGGCGCGCCGTCGCGGCGGACGAGGCCTACCTGCGACAGGTGAAGCCCATCGGGTACTACCCCATGTACCTCGCGCACAACTGGGGGTTCCTCGCGTTCTCCGCCTCCATGGAGGGCCGCGGCGAGGAGTCGGTGCGGGCGGCGCGGGCGTCGGCGAGCGTGTTGCCTCCGGAGATGCTGGGGATGATGCCCGGCATGGACTTCTTCGTCTCCGAGCCCCTGCTCGCCATGGTGCGCTTCGGAAGGTACGACGAGCTGCTCGCCGAGCCCCGGCCGGACGCGAAGTACCCGGTGCACCTGGGCCTGTGGCTGCACGCACATGGGCTGGCGCTGGCCGCGAAGGGTCGGTTCGACGAGGCGCGCGCGGACCATGACGAGTTGGTGAAGCTCGCCGCCGGGGCACCCGCGGACCTGCCGGCCGGCAACAACACCGCGAGGGACGTGTTGAACGTGGCGGCTCTCGTGCTGGAAGCGTCCCTCGCCGAACGGCAGCGGCATTCCGACGCGCTGGAGCGCTGGGACGCCGCGGTGAAGGCCGCGGACACGCTGGCCTACTCGGAGCCCAGCGACTGGTTCTATCCAGTGCGCCACTACCAGGGCGCGGCGCTGCTGGACGCGAAGCGGTGGAAGGAAGCGGAGGCCGTCTATCGCGAGGACCTGCGCCGCAATCCCGGCAATGGCTGGGCGCTCTTCGGACTGGCACAGGCGCTGGAGGGACAGGGCCGGAGCGCCGAGGCGGCCCAGGTGCGGCAGCAGTTCGAGAAGGCGTGGGCGCATGCCGACTTCCGCCTGACGCGCACCGCGCTGTGA
- a CDS encoding alpha/beta hydrolase: MSRHIALVLIAAGLTLVAIPFALVRFFGVTAPSERGWGLGALPLDFVRGDAELPRHLEFVRLDSRALDGNLLGDSPKRELGVLLPPSYFSAPERRFPVVYLLHGLGPRKDGHLGAVGVQRAAFREMEEGALPEFILVAVDGTTSLGGSYYARSPTIGDFETYVVREIVGAVDARYRTRADATWRAIAGFSMGGHGAIKLAMKYPGVFSSVGTLSASPLAIDQRKALYRNALAHKPVARNAEELAALYPFDGAWTVASIYAKAAAYSSDRSRPPLFLALPFESGRDDDPVWRRWLEEDPLTLLQKHHAALGALDTLYMDRGSEETFLGAEAFDRALAAHGIPFRHHVFEGGHVDDFQERHLRMLRFLAMRWAPGA; encoded by the coding sequence ATGTCACGCCACATCGCACTCGTACTCATCGCAGCCGGACTGACGCTCGTGGCGATTCCCTTCGCGCTGGTCCGCTTCTTCGGTGTGACGGCGCCATCGGAGCGGGGCTGGGGCCTGGGAGCGCTGCCCCTGGACTTCGTCCGGGGTGATGCCGAGCTGCCGCGGCACCTCGAATTTGTGAGGCTCGACAGCCGCGCCCTCGACGGAAATCTGCTGGGGGATTCACCGAAGCGGGAGCTGGGCGTGCTGCTTCCGCCGTCGTACTTCAGCGCCCCCGAGCGCAGGTTTCCGGTGGTGTACCTCCTCCATGGCCTGGGGCCGCGGAAGGACGGGCACCTGGGCGCCGTGGGGGTGCAGCGCGCCGCGTTTCGCGAGATGGAGGAGGGCGCGTTGCCCGAATTCATCCTCGTCGCGGTGGATGGGACGACCTCGCTGGGCGGGAGCTACTACGCGCGCTCGCCGACGATTGGTGACTTCGAGACCTACGTGGTGCGTGAAATCGTGGGTGCGGTGGATGCGCGGTACCGGACTCGCGCCGATGCGACCTGGCGCGCGATTGCCGGCTTCTCGATGGGCGGGCACGGCGCCATCAAGCTGGCCATGAAGTACCCGGGCGTGTTCTCCAGCGTCGGCACCTTGAGCGCGAGCCCGCTGGCCATCGACCAGCGCAAGGCGCTGTACCGGAACGCACTGGCGCACAAGCCCGTGGCGCGCAACGCCGAAGAGCTCGCGGCGCTGTACCCGTTCGATGGGGCCTGGACGGTGGCGTCCATCTACGCCAAGGCCGCTGCATACTCTTCAGACCGCTCACGGCCCCCGCTCTTCCTCGCGCTGCCGTTCGAGAGCGGACGCGACGACGACCCGGTGTGGCGGCGGTGGCTGGAAGAGGACCCGCTCACGCTGCTGCAAAAGCACCACGCCGCGTTGGGCGCGCTCGACACGCTGTACATGGATAGGGGCAGCGAGGAGACCTTCCTCGGCGCGGAGGCGTTCGACCGCGCGCTCGCGGCCCATGGGATTCCCTTCCGGCACCACGTGTTCGAAGGCGGCCACGTGGATGACTTCCAGGAACGGCACCTGCGCATGTTGCGGTTCCTGGCGATGCGCTGGGCTCCCGGCGCGTAG
- a CDS encoding GNAT family N-acetyltransferase has translation MPPPLTTDRFTLQRIEPEDRPFIFEGLSHPQVIPFYGVRYDSLEATQAQMAFFEALERDGTGQWWKIVSRQSQEALGAIGFNHYQAQHRKAELGYWLLPRFWKQGILTEVMPALLCYMQREKGIHRIEALVEEGNTASNRLLERMGFRHEGTLRDCEMKDGRYISLRVYSLLSTDGAGSGL, from the coding sequence ATGCCTCCGCCCCTGACAACGGACCGATTCACCCTGCAGCGGATAGAGCCCGAGGACCGGCCCTTCATCTTCGAAGGCCTGAGCCACCCGCAGGTGATTCCCTTCTACGGGGTCCGGTACGATTCACTCGAAGCCACCCAGGCCCAGATGGCTTTCTTCGAAGCCCTGGAGCGGGATGGGACCGGGCAGTGGTGGAAGATTGTCAGCAGGCAGAGTCAGGAAGCCCTGGGGGCCATCGGGTTCAATCACTATCAAGCCCAGCATCGGAAAGCCGAGCTTGGCTACTGGTTGCTCCCCCGGTTCTGGAAGCAGGGCATCCTCACGGAAGTGATGCCCGCGCTGCTTTGCTACATGCAGCGGGAAAAAGGCATTCACCGCATCGAAGCGCTGGTGGAGGAAGGGAACACGGCCAGCAATCGGCTCCTGGAGCGCATGGGGTTCCGCCATGAGGGCACCCTGCGTGACTGCGAGATGAAGGACGGCCGCTACATCAGCCTCCGGGTCTACAGCCTGCTTTCGACGGATGGAGCAGGCTCGGGGCTCTAG